One window of the Archaeoglobus sulfaticallidus PM70-1 genome contains the following:
- a CDS encoding cobalamin B12-binding domain-containing protein, with protein sequence MIISKDIYLKISNFGLIKAHSGGGKVRKIRVLVAKPGLDGHDRGAKVVARALMDAGFEVIYSGIRRTPSEIAETALQEDVDVIGLSILSGAHLELSPMIIEELRKRGLEPNKDVVLLIGGIIPKEDVDKLKELGFSGIFGPGTPLEEIISFIRESVSKIKKVS encoded by the coding sequence ATGATAATTTCGAAAGATATTTATCTCAAAATTTCCAATTTTGGGTTAATTAAAGCTCATTCTGGAGGTGGGAAAGTGAGAAAGATTAGAGTTCTTGTCGCAAAACCCGGACTTGACGGACATGACAGGGGGGCTAAGGTTGTTGCGAGAGCTTTGATGGATGCGGGTTTTGAAGTGATCTATTCTGGAATCAGAAGGACTCCATCCGAAATTGCTGAAACTGCCCTTCAGGAGGATGTCGATGTTATTGGACTCAGCATTTTAAGCGGGGCTCATCTCGAGCTTTCACCCATGATCATTGAGGAGTTGAGGAAGAGGGGTTTAGAGCCAAACAAAGATGTTGTGCTGCTAATTGGTGGAATTATACCAAAAGAAGATGTTGACAAGCTAAAAGAGCTTGGATTTTCCGGGATATTTGGACCAGGAACACCTCTCGAGGAAATCATCTCCTTCATCAGAGAGAGTGTTTCAAAAATAAAAAAGGTTAGCTGA
- a CDS encoding uroporphyrinogen-III synthase, with product MKVAIMRPEKYIDETRKILEENGFEIISAPFLKIEEVEVDISESYDYVIVTSQTSARIVVERYPELLKGRIIAIGRKTASVFEGMGVENVETPSKFDSKTLYEEFHQKLRGKRVAIVRSNMGDPVLLKLKEFCDVDEIVVYRIEFEHGDKQREFLRRVAEGEAEAIVFSSRMMVRSFFSLAEKLDLVDDVKNALKKMRVVAIGPPTKSELERYGVDAVMPEEYTFEGVVSILKS from the coding sequence ATGAAAGTTGCAATAATGAGGCCAGAGAAATACATCGATGAAACGAGAAAGATTCTCGAGGAGAATGGCTTTGAGATAATCTCAGCACCGTTTTTGAAAATTGAAGAGGTTGAGGTTGATATCTCAGAGAGTTACGATTATGTTATTGTCACCAGCCAGACCTCTGCCAGAATTGTGGTTGAGAGGTATCCAGAGCTTTTAAAGGGCAGGATAATCGCCATAGGCAGGAAAACGGCGAGTGTTTTTGAAGGTATGGGTGTGGAGAATGTGGAGACACCATCGAAGTTCGACTCTAAAACGCTCTACGAGGAGTTCCATCAGAAGCTGAGAGGTAAGAGGGTTGCCATTGTCAGAAGCAATATGGGCGATCCAGTACTGCTTAAGCTGAAAGAGTTCTGTGATGTTGATGAGATTGTGGTTTACAGAATAGAGTTTGAGCATGGAGACAAGCAGAGGGAATTTTTGAGGAGGGTTGCTGAAGGAGAGGCTGAGGCTATAGTCTTCTCTTCAAGAATGATGGTCAGGAGCTTTTTCTCTCTTGCTGAGAAGCTTGATCTGGTTGATGATGTTAAGAACGCTCTCAAGAAAATGAGGGTTGTTGCCATAGGCCCTCCAACCAAGAGTGAGCTTGAGAGGTACGGTGTTGACGCTGTGATGCCGGAGGAATATACATTTGAGGGTGTTGTGAGCATCTTGAAAAGTTGA